TCGATCGTCGTCACGTTATTGTCCCTTCCCAACATGGATGATCACATTACCCAATAGGTCCACCTGCGCCCGGTCACCGGGATGAATCACGGTCGTTGCATCCAATTGCTCCAGAATCGCGGGACCCAGAAATTCGCTATTCAGCGGCAAGCGGTCTCGATCGAAGATCGGTGTCGACAGCCATCCGTCTTCGAACCAGACGCGTCTCATATCTATCTTTGCGTCGTCGAGATTCTTGGCGGCGGTGCTGGATGTCAATGCGTCGACTGGGAAAGGCCTTCTCTTTCCGATCACAGCGGTATGCAGATTGGCGAGCACGGGTTTGATTTCGGGAAGCGCAACCCTGAAGCGGTTCCAGTAGGCTTCGGCAAACGCCTTGTCGAGGTCGGCAATCTTTACTCCGCGTCCTGACAACGCGACGTTCAGGATATGCGTCTGACCCTGGAACTGCATGTCAGCTGTGTGAAAGACCTGCACGTTTTCAATTTCGATATTTTCGTGCTGAAGAATTTTGTTTCCCTCTTCGATATGCGCGTCGAGCACGGAGAGGACGTCCACCTCGTTGACCATGGAAAGCGGCTTGTTGATTGTCCGCACAAAGTCATGCCGCAAGTCCGCAACGAGACAACCCAAAGCGTTCGTCAGACCAGGACGGGCCGGAATAAGAACTTTGGGAATGCCAAGCTCGCGCGCCAACGCGGCCGCATGGAGCGGTCCTGCACCGCCGAATGCCAGAAGGATGAAATCCCGAGGATCATGCCCACGCGACAGCGAGACAAGCCGGATGGCGCCGGCCATCTTGTCGTTGGCCACCCGGATGACAGCAGCTGCGGCCTGTTCCGCGCTAAGTTTCAGCGCAGCTCCCACTTGGGTCATCAAGGCCTCTTCCACAACGGTCATCGTTGTCAAGTTCTGCACGCCCAGCAGCCGCGCGGGGTTTAGCCGGCCCAGGACCAGATTGGCGTCTGTGATTGTAGGTTCGGTCCCGCCCCTGCCAAAGCAGATCGGGCCGGGAATGGCTCCGGCGCTCTTCGGCCCGATCTTAAGCAGGCCGGCTTCGTCGACGTGCGCGATCGAACCTCCTCCGGCACCAACGGTGTGAACGTCCACCATTGGTACGTGGATGGGCATCGCATATTCGATTTCCAGTTCGGAGGAGACCAGCGGCACCCCGTCCTGAATCAGAGCGACGTCTGTCGACGTGCCGCCCATGTCATAGGTAACGACGTTAGGAAATCCGGCAGCCGTAGCTGTACTGGCAGCTGCGATCACGCCTGAGGCGGGGCCCGACATGACGGTCTGGACGGCGGTGTGGGTCACGATCGAGGACGATGCCGTACCGCCGTTTCCCTGCATGACGAGAAGCTGGCGTTTCAGCCCGCGGTCCTTGAGTTCAGCTTCGAGCTTGTTCAAATAACGATGCAGGATCGGCTGGACCGAACCGTTGACGGCAGCGGTCACGCCGCGCTCGTACTCTCGACATTCCCCGATGATTTGGTGGCCTGCCGTAACGTACTCGTTGGGCCACAGCGATCTCACGATCTCCGCGGCTCGCAATTCGTGATCGGGATTGGCGTAGGAATGCAGAAAATGGATAACGACGGACTCGGCGCCCAGCGCAAGCAGCTTCTTCACGACTTCGCGGACCTCGTCCTCGGAAAGCGGATCTACGACTGAGCCCGAAGCATCCATGCGCTCCGTGACTTCGAAACGGAGGTCGCGGGGAATAATGGGCTCGAACGTTCCGATCAAACCGTAGGGGTTCGGCCGTGTTCGTCGGCCGAGTTCGAGGACGTCTCGGAAGCCTCTGGTCGTGATCAGTCCGCATTTCGCGAGCTTGCGCTCAAGCACGGCGTTCGTCGTCGCGGTCGTGCCGTGAATGAAAAGGTCGACCCCATGCGCACTCATTCCGGTCTTTTCGAGCGCAGCGATCACGCCATGAGCCTGGTTGGCGGTCGTGGTCGGCACCTTTGCCAACTGCAGCCCTCCGTTGGAGGGGTCATGCAGAATTAGATCCGTAAACGTGCCGCCGACATCACAGCCGACAATGACCGCACCCATTTCCAACTATCTCCAATGATATCTCAGTGAATAATTCGATGCATTTCCTGTGCCCGGATCGCGGCGATAGATGCCCGATCAGGGCAAACTCGGCGCCGGTTCCGTACGCTTAGTGATCGAGGTCAGGAGGCTCGCTTTACTTGCTCAGCTTTGAGGTTCATGCGGCCGGCGTAGATCGGCGTCGCGCACGTCCTCGGACCGGGATACTTGAGGAAGATGATCTTGCGGCCGGCCCACTACCCATTCCATGTCGTTTACGTGCCAGTACTCTGGCGCGAAATCTGTGGGATTATCGGTGGTCATGGTCTTCTCCCGGTGGAATTTTACATCCATAATTTATATCATTGTATCCAAAAATATGCTAGTCAAGCGCGATTGTTCGCTTGGTGGTATTCGGTTCATCAAGAACAGCTAACATTTTAGTCACGGATGTCCGCTCCCCGGCTTGCTTTGCCGCCGAGTCGGCCTTACCGGATGTCACATAGAAGAAAGGCGGAACTCCCTTGAAAGCAGCAGCTTCTCCGAAGCTTATCGAGGATCTGGCCAACCGGATCCAGGCCAAGATCGTCGCCGGCGAATACCCACCGGGAACACGCTTGAAGCAGGAAGTGCTGGCCCAGCAATTTGACGTAAGCCGTACTCCAATCAGGGAGGCACTCTCGCGGCTGGAGGCCAAGGGGATCGTCAGTCAGGCCCAGCGCCGCAGCGCGGTGGTCCGCGCGCCTTCCAGCCGTGAAATATCCGAAATGTACCAGGTAAGAGCCGAACTTGAGGGCCTGGCCGCGCAGCTTGCGGCGCGCTGGATCACTGATCAGCAATTGGTGGATCTCAGAATTTCCCATGACGAGTTCGTGCAAGCTGTGAAGGAGCTTCGCGGCGATCGGGATTCCACGTCGCGCGCCGATCCGAAGTGGTTCGAGCAGGCCGCGCAGCGCTGGATCGACATGAACGCGAAGTTTCACAAGACCATCAATGATGCGTCGAACAATCGATATCTCGCCCGCACCATTCTGGATGTGACATCGGGATATGCGAGGAGCGTCATGCTGTCTTCGGCCTTCGGCATGAATAGCTTCCGAATTGAGCAGAACATCGTCCAGCATGAACGAATCCTCAAAGCGCTTGAGGACCGCGAGCCGGCGCGTGCGCGCAGGGCCATGGTGGATCACGTCATGGAATCCGGCGAATTCGTTATCGCATCATTTTCGAACCAAATGGCCGACAGTTAAGATAATGCTCCGTGGGCAGGTGCACGCCCCGGCCTGCAGCGACACTTTGCGATGGCCTTCGCCGGCTCCTCCAATCGCTGCAAGCGGCTTACCGGCTCATTCGGATCCGCCGAATGGTTTCGGGGACACCGATCCAGGCTTGTTTCTCGGGCGCAAATTTTTGCCGCAGATAGGAAACGAGTTCGACAACCTGCTCGTCGTCCAGACTGTTCTTGAAGGCGGGCATGTAGCCGAGGTCGCTTGAGACGGGCGAGCTAATCCCGTGAAGGATCACCTGGATCAGATTGTCAGGCCTCTGGCTGTGGAGATTGCTGTTGAGGGCGAGCGATGGCCTCGTACCGAACAGCCCCGGCGCGCTTGCCTGATGGCAGACTGCACAGGCGCCTTCATGGATTTTCTCGCCGATCGACGACGCCGTGATGAATCTGGCGCCTGCCGCCGTTTCGATCTGCTTGGCCAATGTTTCCTGCCCCACCGGATCATGTCTGTCGGCATTGAAAGAGGCGATATAGCTGGCCATTGCCTTGATGTCGCTGTCGGGGAGGACCGCGAGCTCCTTGACGACGGGCGCCATGGGTCCGGCGGCTACGCCGTGAAAGCGGGACGTACCGGTCCGCAGATGGGCGAACAGCTCTTCCTCGGTCCAGGGAATTGGCGCGTGAGATAGGGAGTTCAGCGCCGGAGCCTCCCAACCCTTGACCATCGCCCCACCGAGATGAGCCGGCGCCCCTCCCCTCTCCGCGCCAAAGAGATTGCGCGGAGTATGACACGCGCCGCAGTGGCCAAGCCCTTCCACAAGATAAGCGCCGCGATTCCAAGCCTCAGATTTCGACGGATCCGCCTGAAACACGGCGGCGCTGTGAAATGCGGCGTTCCAAACTGAAACCAGAGGACGCGCGCCAAATGGAAACGCCAATTCCGAATTGCGATTTTCCGCATGGACCGGGGACTGGGACATGAGATACGCATAGAGCGCCTGCAAGTCGGCATCAGACGTCTTCGCGAAATGATTGTATGGAAACGCCGGGTAAAGATGCCGTCCGTCGCGGTGGATGCCCTCGCGCATGGACCGCTCGAAGGCGGGATACGACCAATCTCCGATTCCGGTATCAATATCGGGCGTGATGTTTGTGCTGTAGATCGTCCCGAACGGCGTCTCTATGGCGAGTCCCCCAGCGTTCGCGATACCGTTATCCGTCGTGTGGCATACCGCGCAATTGCCTAGCGCGGCAAGCTGCTTTCCGCGATTGATCGTCGACTTTGAATAAACGGTCGCATCGGGTCTTGGGATCGGCGCTATCGCCGACTTCCAAGGCATTGCCATCGTAGCGAAGCCGGCCACCGCGACCCACGCGCTTATCAACCCGGCAAAAAGGCCGGTGCGCTTCTTGGCTCGCGACAGTGCCCCGGACGTCGCGCCGTTCAGGCCGACCCTGATACGGTCTGGCGTGAAGGGCAACTCCCTGAAACGCACGCCGGTTGCGTCGAAGATCGCATTTGCAATCGCCGCAGCGCTCGGGATCGAAGACGCCTCTCCGATTCCGAGTGGCGGCTGGTCCTGGCGCGGCATCAGCAAAACATCGATTCTGGGGACGTCCGGAAACTTGATGATCGGATAGGCGCCCCACTCTCGACTCACGACACCCGCGCGATTGAACGCCACCTCTTCCATCAGCGCCCGGCTCGTCGACTGTATGACGTTGCCTTGTATCTGGTGCCGCGCACCATCAGGATTGATCACCAGGCCGGCGTCCTGGCCCATGACCACACGCGTCACGTTGACGTCGCCGGTGGTCTTGTTCACCGTCACGTCGGCGATCCATGCCGACCAGGCCGCCGCAATACCTGGAAACTTGCCGTGGAGGTGAAGGGCGTATGCGAATCCCCGGCCCGAGACGACATCGCCTTCCCCGAGCTGATTCGGATGCGGAGTTCGGGGCGTCCATTCGGCCCGCGCGGCGACCTCCTTGATGAGATCTATTCCGCGTTGATCCTTCAAATAGCGCAGACGATATTCGATCGGATCAGCGCCGACTTCCGCGGCAAGCTCGTCGATATAGGATTCATGCGCGAACGTGTTCGGGAGTGCCGACACGGCCCGGAGCCATGATGCACGCACGATCGGTGGCATGTCGTGCACGACCACGCGCATCGAGTCGAATTCGTATGGGGGGATGGCGGTGCGGTCTCCCATCCCGATCACCTCGGGAGCGGAAGATATGGTGTTGGTGAGCAGAAGCGCGAGCGTCGGCGAATTGTTCGAGGGATACCGCGTCGTGAAATCGTAAGCTGCGACGCTGCCGTCAGCGTTGAGGCCACCGTCCACCTCGAGGAACTGCCCGGTGCCCTTCGGCTCCCAGACATGCTCCTGTTCGCGGCTCAGTTGGACGCGCACGGGACGGCCGGTTGCCCGCGATAGCAGTGTCGCATCGGCCGAGACGTCGTCTGCACAGTTGCGTCCGTAGCAGCCCGCGGCCTCCATGCGCACGATGTCGATCTGCGCTTCGTCCATCTGCATAAGCAACGCAAGATCGGCGCGGAGTATGTGAGGATTCTGGGTACCGGACCAAACGCGGAGGAAGCCATCCCGGTAGTCCGCCACCGAACACGAAGGTCCGATCGATGCGTGCATCTGGTAAGGCCAGATATATTTGGCCTTGATCCGCTTATCGGCTTTCGAGATAGCCTCCCCCACGTCACCCTTGTCGATCAGCGTCCTGGGCGTTGACGGGTTGGCGCGCAACGCGGTTTCGATGTCCTTCAGGTCTGGAACCGGCGGCACCGGCTTCCACGCGACTTCGAGAAGCTCGCCCGCCTTGATGGCATTTTCCTCGCGTTCTGCGATGACGCCGACGAAATCCCCGATTGTCACGACGCCGATCATCCCGGGAAGGTCCGCGACCGATGCTTCGTTGACGTAAATCAGGCTGTTTCCGACGAAATCTCCTGCATCGACGCCGGCATAAGGCGGACGCACGACGCGCCCATGGACCATGCCGGGGACACGCACGTCGTGGACGTAGGTGAGTTCGCCGGTAGCCTTTGCGACAAGGTCGACACGCGGAGCCTGTTTGCCCACGACTCTGTACGATTCAAAGGATTTCACCGCGACGTTGTCGGTAAGCTCTATCGCGAATGTTTGCCCCGCGATCAACTCGCCATAACTCGCGCCGCGGTTTCCGCTGCAACGGACGAGTCCGTCCTCGACGGATAGTTCGTCCGGATGCACATCGAAGCGCTCCGCGGCACGAGCAACCAGGAATTGGCGGGCCTGGGCAGCCGCTTTTCTGATCGGCACTGCAGCGAGCTGAATGGTCTCGCTTGCGATCGTCGGGCCTTGATCGGGCGTTCGTGCGGTATCGCCGAGGGACATGACGACGCGTTCGAATGCCACATCGAGCTCTTCGGCAACGATTTGCGCGAGAGCGGTACGAATGCCCGTTCCAAGATCCACGTGACCGCTGAAGGCAGTTATCGACCCGTCCGACGTTAGAACGAGAAAGTTCTCGGTCGCACCTCTAGACGATCGCCGCACGACGGATAAGGTTCCATCGGGACCGGTACCGGCGGTTACCGCCGGGATTTCAATGTTCGGCATGACTACTCCGAACTTGCCGTTTCGGAGGCTGCCCTCATCACCGCCCGCAGAATTTCGACATGGGCGCCGCATCGGCAAAGATTGTATTTCAGCGCCTCGGCAGCTTCTTGTTCGGACGGGCGGGCGTTTCGCGCCAACAAGGCTTTTGTCGTCATGATCATCCCGTTGAGGCAATAGCCGCATTGCGCCGCTTCTTCCGCAATGAAAGCGCTTTGGATCGGATCTAGATCATACCGCGAGCCTAAACCCTCAAGTGTGAGGATGCTTCGGTCGACGCAGCCGCCGACGGGAATGACACACGATCGCGCAGGCAGTCCGTCCAGGATGACTGTGCATGCGCCGCATTCTCCGAGGCCGCATCCGAATTTGGGGCCGTTCAGCTTCAGATCGTTGCGCAGCACATACAGCAACGGCGTAGTACGGGCAGCTACGATCTCGCACGTGCTTCCGTTAACCTGCAGGAGCATGGTCTGATTAGATTTCGCTTCCGACGGCTTGTTCGGCATCGTGGAGTGGCCGGTCTTCAGGCCGGACGAACTCGTCATGAGATCATCGCTCCGCGAAAGCCTTCTCGACGACAAAATCCGCGGCTTGCCCGTGATTGCCTTCCTCGAATCCTTTTTCGATGAGGATGGATTTCGTGTCGGCGAGCAAGGCCGGGCTACCGCAGATCATCATCCTGTCCTTTGCCGCGTCCAGATTCGGCAGCGAAATGTCGGAGAAGAGATTGCCTGAAGTAATGAGACTGGTGATGCGTCCACGGTTGCGGAAGGGATCGCGCGTCACAGTCGGATAGTAGATCAGTTGCTCTCTAATCAACTCGCCGATCAATTCATCCTGCGGCAGCTTCTCCGTGATCATCTCGCCATATGCGAGTTCCACGACACGGCGGCATCCGTGGAGCAGAACGATCTTCTCGAAGCGGCCGTAGGTTGCCGGATCCTTGATCACACTCAGGAACGGCGCGAGGCCCGTACCCGTTCCGATCAGATAAAGATTTCGGCCGTTTGTCAGGTTGTCGATGACGAGTGTCCCCGTCGATTTGCGCCCGACGATGATCTGGTCGCCCTCCTTCAGATGCTGAAGCCGCGACGTGAGGGGCCCGTCCGGCACCTTGATGGAGAAGAACTCGAGGTTGGGCTCGTAATTCGCGCTCGCGACGCTATAGGCGCGCATCAGCGGCCTGTCGCCGATTTCAAGTCCTATCATCACGAACTCGCCGTTGCGGAAGCGGAACGACGGATCGCGGGTGGTCGTGAAGCTGAACAGGTTGTCCGTCCAGTGATGGACGTTCAGGACACTTTCCTGGTTGAAATTTGCCATCGTTCCTTCTCTTTCCATTGGCGGGCCCGACCGAAACTGTGTTGACGGTCGCGTCCGCATTTGCTGCGATTTGCGTTTGGGGCCAGGAGACGTCTGTGTTCGACGAGGGGGCCTATTCCGTGATCAGATCGATCGGATCATCATGCTGATCTTTGATCGATGCCTATCTGGAGAGTTGACCGCGACAGTTTTCGCGCGTTGAGCTTTGCCCGAATCATTGCCATGTCTTCATCGCCTTCAGCGAAGACAGCGGCTGGATGTGATCGACATGCCCTCCTAGCCTTGCATAGTCATCACGCCGCATCGTGAATTCGATAGGTGCAACGACCGCCGGCGTCGGCACGTAGCCGAATGCGTTCTTGGGAAGTTGAGAAACATCGACCATGAACGTGATGCCGCCGCCGGGCCAGACAAATACAGGCGCGCCGCCGCACGTGACTGACGTAATCGCTTCCTTCACTGAGTTCGTCAGTTGCACGGGATTTTCGGTGACGCCGGACCGCAGCGAGCCTCCGGCCCCGCCCATGAATAACACCGTGCACATTCCCGGCTCGCAGTTTTCGCTGATGCGTTCGATCGACGGTGTTAGATGGACCGGCAACGCCTTCTCGATAGGACGCAGGCCCTGGTCGAGTTCATAGTAGGCCCATTGCTCGCCCGTTGTGCTTACCATGAGCAATCGCAGACCCGGCCAGGCCTGCTTCGTATCGAAAGGGCCGAGAATCGTAAGCGGGTCGGCGATATCGGTGCCGCCCCACCCGCTTCCCGGCTCGGCGACCTGAAAATAGCGGCCCGGGGTCGAGCGACGGCCCTTCAGTTTAATTCCCGTTCCCGGAATGCCGAGCATCTTGCCGGCCTGATGTTCGGACAACACGCCGGTAATGTGGTCGTCGACAGCCACCACTTCGTCGATTTGGCCTAACCACTGCTTGGC
This portion of the Bradyrhizobium sp. AZCC 2262 genome encodes:
- a CDS encoding GntR family transcriptional regulator, whose amino-acid sequence is MKAAASPKLIEDLANRIQAKIVAGEYPPGTRLKQEVLAQQFDVSRTPIREALSRLEAKGIVSQAQRRSAVVRAPSSREISEMYQVRAELEGLAAQLAARWITDQQLVDLRISHDEFVQAVKELRGDRDSTSRADPKWFEQAAQRWIDMNAKFHKTINDASNNRYLARTILDVTSGYARSVMLSSAFGMNSFRIEQNIVQHERILKALEDREPARARRAMVDHVMESGEFVIASFSNQMADS
- a CDS encoding (2Fe-2S)-binding protein: MPNKPSEAKSNQTMLLQVNGSTCEIVAARTTPLLYVLRNDLKLNGPKFGCGLGECGACTVILDGLPARSCVIPVGGCVDRSILTLEGLGSRYDLDPIQSAFIAEEAAQCGYCLNGMIMTTKALLARNARPSEQEAAEALKYNLCRCGAHVEILRAVMRAASETASSE
- a CDS encoding ferredoxin--NADP reductase, with translation MANFNQESVLNVHHWTDNLFSFTTTRDPSFRFRNGEFVMIGLEIGDRPLMRAYSVASANYEPNLEFFSIKVPDGPLTSRLQHLKEGDQIIVGRKSTGTLVIDNLTNGRNLYLIGTGTGLAPFLSVIKDPATYGRFEKIVLLHGCRRVVELAYGEMITEKLPQDELIGELIREQLIYYPTVTRDPFRNRGRITSLITSGNLFSDISLPNLDAAKDRMMICGSPALLADTKSILIEKGFEEGNHGQAADFVVEKAFAER
- a CDS encoding 6-hydroxynicotinate reductase; this translates as MNPPATQLDAASDKIRCDACPVMCYIKPGAAGACDRYANVEGELVRVDPHVILERTVAQGGHLVPFRSSKDWDGSPLHERRTFVTAIGAGTTYPDYKPAPLIVSSAIDGVDMVTVVTEGIFSYCGVKIKIDTDRHLGAEAATVRSQGEAVGHVTTSEYGSQMFSLGGVHHLTGGSKKEGRATCDALVSLCNGNPLELTVDGGASVIVQSGHAPIVNGVDELRMRAGCGSATIGMFAKQWLGQIDEVVAVDDHITGVLSEHQAGKMLGIPGTGIKLKGRRSTPGRYFQVAEPGSGWGGTDIADPLTILGPFDTKQAWPGLRLLMVSTTGEQWAYYELDQGLRPIEKALPVHLTPSIERISENCEPGMCTVLFMGGAGGSLRSGVTENPVQLTNSVKEAITSVTCGGAPVFVWPGGGITFMVDVSQLPKNAFGYVPTPAVVAPIEFTMRRDDYARLGGHVDHIQPLSSLKAMKTWQ
- a CDS encoding hydantoinase/oxoprolinase family protein; this encodes MGAVIVGCDVGGTFTDLILHDPSNGGLQLAKVPTTTANQAHGVIAALEKTGMSAHGVDLFIHGTTATTNAVLERKLAKCGLITTRGFRDVLELGRRTRPNPYGLIGTFEPIIPRDLRFEVTERMDASGSVVDPLSEDEVREVVKKLLALGAESVVIHFLHSYANPDHELRAAEIVRSLWPNEYVTAGHQIIGECREYERGVTAAVNGSVQPILHRYLNKLEAELKDRGLKRQLLVMQGNGGTASSSIVTHTAVQTVMSGPASGVIAAASTATAAGFPNVVTYDMGGTSTDVALIQDGVPLVSSELEIEYAMPIHVPMVDVHTVGAGGGSIAHVDEAGLLKIGPKSAGAIPGPICFGRGGTEPTITDANLVLGRLNPARLLGVQNLTTMTVVEEALMTQVGAALKLSAEQAAAAVIRVANDKMAGAIRLVSLSRGHDPRDFILLAFGGAGPLHAAALARELGIPKVLIPARPGLTNALGCLVADLRHDFVRTINKPLSMVNEVDVLSVLDAHIEEGNKILQHENIEIENVQVFHTADMQFQGQTHILNVALSGRGVKIADLDKAFAEAYWNRFRVALPEIKPVLANLHTAVIGKRRPFPVDALTSSTAAKNLDDAKIDMRRVWFEDGWLSTPIFDRDRLPLNSEFLGPAILEQLDATTVIHPGDRAQVDLLGNVIIHVGKGQ
- a CDS encoding molybdopterin cofactor-binding domain-containing protein; translation: MPNIEIPAVTAGTGPDGTLSVVRRSSRGATENFLVLTSDGSITAFSGHVDLGTGIRTALAQIVAEELDVAFERVVMSLGDTARTPDQGPTIASETIQLAAVPIRKAAAQARQFLVARAAERFDVHPDELSVEDGLVRCSGNRGASYGELIAGQTFAIELTDNVAVKSFESYRVVGKQAPRVDLVAKATGELTYVHDVRVPGMVHGRVVRPPYAGVDAGDFVGNSLIYVNEASVADLPGMIGVVTIGDFVGVIAEREENAIKAGELLEVAWKPVPPVPDLKDIETALRANPSTPRTLIDKGDVGEAISKADKRIKAKYIWPYQMHASIGPSCSVADYRDGFLRVWSGTQNPHILRADLALLMQMDEAQIDIVRMEAAGCYGRNCADDVSADATLLSRATGRPVRVQLSREQEHVWEPKGTGQFLEVDGGLNADGSVAAYDFTTRYPSNNSPTLALLLTNTISSAPEVIGMGDRTAIPPYEFDSMRVVVHDMPPIVRASWLRAVSALPNTFAHESYIDELAAEVGADPIEYRLRYLKDQRGIDLIKEVAARAEWTPRTPHPNQLGEGDVVSGRGFAYALHLHGKFPGIAAAWSAWIADVTVNKTTGDVNVTRVVMGQDAGLVINPDGARHQIQGNVIQSTSRALMEEVAFNRAGVVSREWGAYPIIKFPDVPRIDVLLMPRQDQPPLGIGEASSIPSAAAIANAIFDATGVRFRELPFTPDRIRVGLNGATSGALSRAKKRTGLFAGLISAWVAVAGFATMAMPWKSAIAPIPRPDATVYSKSTINRGKQLAALGNCAVCHTTDNGIANAGGLAIETPFGTIYSTNITPDIDTGIGDWSYPAFERSMREGIHRDGRHLYPAFPYNHFAKTSDADLQALYAYLMSQSPVHAENRNSELAFPFGARPLVSVWNAAFHSAAVFQADPSKSEAWNRGAYLVEGLGHCGACHTPRNLFGAERGGAPAHLGGAMVKGWEAPALNSLSHAPIPWTEEELFAHLRTGTSRFHGVAAGPMAPVVKELAVLPDSDIKAMASYIASFNADRHDPVGQETLAKQIETAAGARFITASSIGEKIHEGACAVCHQASAPGLFGTRPSLALNSNLHSQRPDNLIQVILHGISSPVSSDLGYMPAFKNSLDDEQVVELVSYLRQKFAPEKQAWIGVPETIRRIRMSR